In the genome of Aricia agestis chromosome 4, ilAriAges1.1, whole genome shotgun sequence, the window AACTGTGGGTGCTACGAGTAAATTAAAAGATCACATCTACACCGATGACTTGGGATGTTTCGTTTGTAGGTTATGAAGCTCCGCCAATGTCTCAATCTTCTGCCTCGAGCCGTCTGGACTTTTAATATAAATGTAGCCGTCACGGGTCCAGCATGAAGAAACGCCAAAATGGTCTCTGGCCGCCATAAATGTGATGTGTCGCGGCTTTGTAAGGAACTCAGAGATGGTGATTTTAGTTCCTTTGAGACCCTTCTTAGCGTTCCACACCCTGTCACGCATTACAGCATCGTTGAACTTTATTAATATTGGTCTCGGCTTAGGGTTATCCGTGTTTTTAGGCTTTCCCATTCGATGACAGGTACGGACACTACTCAGCGTTAGGTCTGCAAGTTTGCACTTAGTAGACAAAGATGCCACAATAGTACCCGTGGTGTCTTCATTCTTGCCCTCAGGAACCCCATGCATAAGAAGCATTTTGCGACGTGATCTGGTCTCTATACGGTCAAGGCCTCTTGCAAGTGCATCCATCTCAGCGCGCAGGATGTTAAGTGCACCACAAACAAATGATTTAAAAGCTTGGAACTCTGTATTAAGTGCAGCTATAGTGTTTGGTGGCTTACGTGAGGTGGCCTGCTGTAGATCAGCTTGAAATTCAGCCATCTTAGTGTGAAACATTTGGATCATATCTTCCATATTTGATTGCACTTGTGTGTAGTCCATGTTGAATGTTGTGTTTTCAATAAATAAGCTTTATAGACACAAGAAAACACTGCAGGCAAGTAGTACTATTTACTCATGTAAgagaaacatgaaagttataataaattaaatactgtaaatatttttaattttaaataattcgaGAGCTACTTAAATTTACTGTTGTCTTCTCAACTACCCGCAAAACAacccaatatatatatatatatatatatatatatatatatatatatatatatatatacaagaattgctcgtttaaagatataagattcagaCCCCAACGCGACGGATgcaaggcgcggcgcggcataaatttatgtatagatttgacagatttcaattgcgtgaaaaATCTTGCGGCGAAtcagtcaaatccatactataaaTTTGGAAATgcaatctacgcgtcgcgttgcggtctgaatcaacccttatatcaaacccagccgaaagATCTTATCTTAATTaacatctgggggcacgggagtgcccccgccaagatgagccaagcgaagcgcgcaagggcactacctaccttttctcgaaacgtttcgtcgtatttttgaaccctcgtaactttggtgtGGTTAATgctagatagttgaaattttcaagatattatgacatgagtataataattaaatacgaaAAGTTTGAATATTGTTTCTATTATACTTAAGATTTTAAAGGTGTCCAAAAACGCACAATTTTGACACTGACTCACCGAtaatcaaaactgttagggtacttcctgaagtctgagaaagctgaaatttagtGTGTTGAAATTAGTACATAAACaacgaaaaaaatatcaaacctaacctaacctatcccatccccttaattgagcaaaattaggcaaaaattgtattttttgtatgggagcccccctaattttttattttattttaatattattattaaatattaaagtacacatataactaaggactttgagaagaatctaaaaactctactcATTATAGTCAAAATCGTtgtcttggccattttgttattcgtcaggctttgaacttaataatatattacttttctgttgtacttaataacttttattttaaaatggccaggccacctaTTTTGACTGTgtagtttttagattcttctcgtactgctgacacattatattattaattattatcaagttttaaaattaaggtttttagatttagggctgaatatgtaaggttagaaacttggctctacatgatatctcactactttttgacgccacgaactatatgttctcatcttggcaacatttttacacaaaaatgtttcggtgggattgaattgacatgatccgaccaaatggcgttggtctgtcaactgcctaggaatcaattttctcgatggtacttaATTCACGTTGGTACTAGCTCtatgtagttaaaaataaattatatagccTGAGCTGGAAACTAATTTATACATACTTAGAAAAGCCATTGAACTTTTGCTATAAATTGCTTTTATTTACAAGCGAAAATAAAGAACTCTATCGCTCTATCATTTGCTCATACCCATGAAAATGGTATACCTAGCTGTAATATTCGTGCATGGATGAGAAAGACAAATAGACATATTTGAATACTTAAATTTACCTGTTGAGTGACAGTAAGGCAAatgtaaatgataatattaattattgattttatttttattttatagttatcGAGCTATCGCCACAAAAAATGAATCAATCGAGGAGGTCGCGATGTTCCTCAGACATCTGGGAAGACTAATAGACCACACATATTATGCACCACTCACACTAAgtccaatgtttgtttcatTTGCGAAGTACCTTGGCAACACCTATAACATTACTAAAATCATGCGGCAGGTAAGTAAACACAAGTTGCTCACAGTCCAGCTTTGTACTTGCAGTCCTTCTGCCAGTACAGTATTATATTTAGAACTGAATCcagaaatattaaagaaaagggAATATTTCTATATTCCCTTTTCTTTAATTTCCCGCCAGTCACGCTCtgtaaaaagtgtcgttacaactttttccgtctagccccctttcacaacgtgcgataaggaacttcgttccaaaaatgaAACTGATTTGTTCCAGCTGGCGCCATCTTGCGAAGACATGATCCTCAGATGCACCTGGTCCGCCAGGCTGGTGGATTGCAGCTCCATATTCCAGATGTACCAAACAGCGCACGGCCATTGCTGCGCCTTCAACGTCGTGCTTCCTGACTCTACCGGCTGGTATATTttgcttagggcctgtttcaccacttgctgataaagtgccggataggctatccataacttacttgacagattcttcatgcttcatctgtcaagttatatTGTggatcaggaagtggtgaaacatgcagGCCCTTAAATAATTGTATATCTATAACCTCATATCTGGGGCATGCATTTTCAATTTACGCCCGACCGAAGTTCGGCTGTAcgctataacgcgacgtaattccGGCATGGTGTgtgtgtcaagtgtcaacttcAACCGCGTATTTTCGCCATGGTGTGTTAACACACGTCTTGCTCTGCGGTATAATTGGCAGTTCCTAtgcatcatcattcatcatctaGGGTCAAGAAATCTTTGCACCCAGCAAAGACCTTATCAAAAAGACTGCATTTGGACCAACAAGCCCTTCGTGATTTAATAATGATGTCTAATATCTTGTTTTGTTAAGGTACAATAATACTGCAATCAAATTGCATAAGCAATCTAGTCCAGGATCGTCCTATGGTCTAAATGTCATCCTGGATCCCATGCTTGACGACTACGAATATCCCCTACAAAACATGTACGGCTTCGAAGTAAGTTTTCCTATTTAACTTCTGACTTTCAATTAATAAGCAGACTATATTATATTCCACTGTGCTATTCTATGAATAGGTACATTAGGTACTATtagtattatacagggtgtagccAATAGACGCCGGCAGAAATAaattccaaggggtgcagattttagttttttctttttactttttacaacATGTCTGGATTAAGTGTCCACCGGGCACCGAGGGAAGATAACCAAGGATAAGGTTTAAGGTTTTAAGACATTTATTCTCATAAGAATTTACATAAATTCACTTACATGAGAAAGACAATGAAGTAAAGACATACAAGCAATGTAAGTTATAGTAAACATTACAAATCACATCGAGCgagctaaaaagataataaagATAACTTTATAGAAAACGTCATTAATAAGATCGGTCAAAAACTCTGAATTGAATTCAAAATTCAATCAAATttctgttgatcccgagattcttaaggggtgcaagtgcaccccctggcacccccctgccggcgcccatgggtgtagcaaaactaagtcataatactttagtttaggttcagggcccgatctaaggggggccgagccgggcatttgcccagagcggcaaaaatgaggggcggcgaaattgacttattcctatcttccaacctagccatccaccacttaagtttgagaattttaccagctaacctaccttaagtttgctagtggaaatatttgagtattttacttaaatattcctcccattttcccccaacaaatatgtttcctgtaaagggcggcgaaaatgatctttgcctagagcggctaaatggctagatcgggtcctgTTTAGGTTGTGTTTGGGTACCCCATACAaatcaccaaaaaaaaaaatctttcggCGCTACTACTTCACAGTGaatataagggacacacacaaatcctaaagtattatcacaatagacataacgaccagtagttcgactgcaaagagacggacaggtttcaatatctgtcaaattcgtcgggtttcactaggattatgagcggaatgtgcctcgcgctggctgataaaatttatttttaaatatttaaaataaagatttcaaaattggattctgacaattttaatcgcatgtgccaaaacacaaacaacaatacgaccaaagaggaacacgtccagcgaatatgtcatagttttaaattcgtaggtaacaatttaacaaccctagcgatgattttcgtcataagacgtcaaatttaaaaatttcaacatcagttctaagtcggcatactctatcattctgtctactctggtattatcacttagttttattacaccttgtattaGATGAGGCAGAAGGCAGCGTTTGAAGCTTGTAAAATCCTTCAGTAGTAAGTAATAACTTCAGTCTCCAGTATCCAGTAGCGGTTCCCGCTGCTGTTGATCAATGTAAATCACCAGCAGCGTTTACCTGACTTTCAAAAATGTTAAAGttcgtaaaaactaaaaatgcaGGGtggaacaaaactaagtaataatactttagggtgtgtatgtgttcctatatagattatataatatagaaattactgtgaaaatagcagcgctgaaagagcaaattttttccCAGCGCCATGACtcatgagtttgcccatacacaagttaaaaaagtttctctttcagcgctgcaactcttacagtgaactctatataagggataaacactctaaagtattatcacttacttttgtcacactttgtttatattttttgtctacCAGGCTCTCATATACGACCCCGCTCTCATCGCTGACCCCACAGTGGGTGGGGTGAAGCAGCTCATTCTGCAGCCGGGTAACAAATTCTACTTTAAAGTTCAATCAACCAAGCAAATTGCCACGTCCGAAAtcaaaaagtattctaagcatacggTAATTTTAATTGATTTCAGTAGATAAAGAGAGAATTAAACACaactctaatataatataattatgatttatgttattatgtcattaaacataattactagctatttgaccgagctttgctcggtattcgataaaacacgaataaaaagacattttctaaaaattattcctagctagatcgatttatcgcccccaaaaccccctatatactaaatttcatgaaaatcgttggagccgattccgagattcaatAATTACATTTCCGAGATTCAACAATTTCgagatacaagaattgcttgtttaaagatataagatataataattatgattaaaagtattttgaggGATTCATTATCAAATACAtgattattaaaataagtttaataacATTGATTATTGTAGTTGGAAGTTAtgattgttttaataatattatgataaggcATTGTTTGTAGCCTACTCTGTTTACAGAACCTGTCACCGAGGTGTTCTTTTTCAGAGAAATTGTTTTTTTCACAACGAACCGCTTAGAAAATCCAGCAACTTTTACTCGTACAGCTCGTGTATTGTGAACTGTCGGACGAGAACCATACAGACTCTCTGCAATTGCATCCCATACTACTTAGCATCGTCGCCCAATCAGGGACCAGTCTGCACCTTGGACAACTTGAAATGTCTCGACAAATTCAAAGGTAAGACGGACATACAAAACAGATTCTAAAACTGTAGCGTTAAATTTTTGCCCAACATCAAAAAAGGACGTGTACGCAATAAGTACACATTTATTCAACGGCCATTCTCAGGAGAGCAAAATTTAAGTGTCCCGGACTTTTAtactctgtaatattatcttattcaagtatgcaatatttttaaacggttGATAGCATCCGTAACTAGCTACAAACTTAAACACAGGcttctaatttaagtaattcagaCTAAATTCATTTAAGTCGTgttcaaaaatcatgtttttcCCATTACCGTGACGTGTCCCCACGCCAACTTGATCTCGAAActtgcttgtaatttttataacatacatattaaccatgatctattcatcgttttaaatgctcataaatattggttatcgcattggaaaatatcgactcaataggcccagcctataaatagttatcatgaaataatcgcttgtcctatcaaaagttctaattaccgtaacgcATGCTGTTTTCGGGTGCCCACCCAAAAATAACAGGATTTGGCACATTACAAGTGCACGGGTCTCTTCTCCTTAGCGTGTTCCACGGCCCATCAGCGGTCCCACGTCGTTAATGTTAGTGTGCCGCCGATGAAGCACGAGAGTATCTACTTACCGTAGCTTTGGTAACGaacttttctaattaccgtaatcttattttgctacttgatttttaaataagattgtaTGTTGATCATGTCAATCTAGAAAGTAATTTGGTCTACGTACTTTGCCCTAAGCAAGTTTTTGCAAACTGTGtcggtttttaaattttttcaagaaaagctaactttttctaattaccgtatacTAATTACCATAATATATTCCTAAGTACCGTTGTATGAAAAACTGATACGTACTTTTTTATCAATTGAAGTTTTCTCGCGgttttcatagattattataatcatgaatgagtctttaataatactagcttttaCCGGCGCTTTgcccgcgttaaaaagtattattatatacaatctttcatcccctattttatccccttagaggtagaatttatcaaaaccctttcttaggggatgcctacgtcatagtagctttatgcatggAAAGTattagcccgatcggtttaaaattatgttgtaaaGTGGTCTGGGGCTCTCTCTAGCGAGTTTCATTCATACATTAAGGTCTAGTGTTCGACAAGGTAGATTAACATCTCCTCGTCTGTTCAACCTTTACGTAAATAAGCTGATCGAGGAGTTGAGCAGCACTAATGTCGGTTGTTCCATTGGCGGAGTACGGCTGAACTACATAAGTTATGCTGATGACATGGTGTTGCTCAGTCCCTCGATCAGTGGCCTCAGAAAACTGCTAGGCAAGTGTCAAGCGTATGCCGAGGCCCAAGGACTCAGGTATAACTCTAAGAAAAGTGAACTTCTTGTTTTTCAACCCCGTGAACACAAAGTTAGCACAATACCACCCGTGTTTCTAAATAAAGTTCCACTTGCTAAAgtcaataaattcaattaccTGGATCATTGGGTAACTGACACGCTTGCTGACGAAGTAGACATTGAGAGGGAGCGAAGAGCGTTGGCCATACGTGGGAACATGTTAGCTCGTAGATTTGCAAGATGCTCTACAGAGGTGaaagtgactttatttaaagcttactgTCAGTCCGTTTACACATGCAATCTATGGGCGAGCTACACTCAGCGTGCGATAAATGCTCTTAGTGTTCAGTACAATGATATCTTTAGAATGCTGTTAGGACTACCGAGGTACTGTAGTGCCTCAGGTATGTTTGCCGAAATGCGCACTGATGGCTGTAACGCCATACTAAGGAAACGTGGGGCGTCACTGATGCAGCGTGTCAGAAGTAGCCATAACAGCATTCTAAAGGTATTAACTGACAGTTTTGATGCTTTGATAAGGCATTGGATAGAGGTGCATGTCAGATAGAgattaagtttaattaatagTTTCAATGCCTTACCattcatcttatatataaaaatggatttccaaatgtgttagtcgcgctaaaactcgaaaacagctgaacggattggactgattttagtcttaaaatattcgtagaagtccagggaaggttttaaagtgacacgaagttcaccgggacagctagtaataaataattttatactataagaATTGCAATGTAatgtactaacataatttaaattttaattgtactttctactaacactatggatttcctgtgatctgaaataaatggctattattattattattattattattatttaaatttacaaagtttcatagccctttgggggtagaattaataaaaaaactttcttagcggatggctacgtcataacatctacctgcatgccaaatccgtccagtggtttgggctgtgcgttgatacatCACTATGTCAGTTAGTCCCTTTGTGATATATATAATATGCTgagtattcataaaattatatacaattttttttggatGGGAATGACCAGAGAAGAAATTGGAGAAAAGAAGGCTTGTTCCTTGGAAACGTCgagtaaaaatttgaaattaccCAGTTTTATATCAGAGATCAAGGGAAAAAGTTAAAGAAAGGtatactttataaaaaaaaatactgcttATCAGCGAAATTCCAACAAAACGGCGGAAGAAAactcaaaaaagaaatgagttAAGCTTTAGAGCTTATtacaaaagacaaaaaaaaagaaaaaatggaaaaaaatcgagaaataagtgttcataaatagagatgaacttgtaaaattacaagaaaacaaaaataagtaaatttcgaGCTGTAAAAGCTGTGAGCTACATTTGAGTTGTTATTCTGTCCAAagagatttagaatataattatttttaggttcaTCGTACCTGGATCTTAATAAATATCTAcagattaaaacaatatttgttgttattttctcatttttcagattttatttgaaagtgtCTATTTCTTACTATTGGCAGGTTATGGTTGTATAGGGCATCGTTAATTCTACCCCTTTTGTGACAATTATACATGTGCAACTTATTAATCAGTGTTTTTCTATGAAGTTTTAGATAGAATTATAATGCTTTCTAATTCTAATTACCGtacccatacaaattttaaggcTTATTATCtgaaaaactataattaactgtaccacgccaaatttattattgtattcgtatctttcattactttcatattttaatgagttAAAGTCAAATTAGCgaagaaaaaaaatggtaaCGGTAATGAGGCAAATAATGCCAAACCTGAGAATGGCCGTCAAGAATTACTACTACTGATGCCGATaggaaaatatttcattaagtaTGTAAATTAGCTCCAGGGAGATCAAAAATCAAGGAGACTGTCTGCGGCATATGCCTGATTCATCGAATGGCGTAATTTGACTTCCAGTTCcacgtaaaataaaataaaaaccgaCCTCACTTTGTTTTTCTCTGTCTAATTTTCTTCTCTATCTACGGTTACAGAGAAATTCTACAACCTGTATCCTTTCGATACGAATAATGTTGTCGGCTTAGAGTCGGAAATACAGAACTCCCTGTTCTGTCCTGACTGCTACCCCGATTGCGAAACGATACAACACAAGATGCGACATTCCATCATACCGTTTCGAAAATTCGATTCTGATAGAAAGAACTTCATAAGCCGATTTGTGTAAGTATTAACAACTCAAACTAAATAAAAGTAGAGATAAAAGAAGAgacaaaaatatatactttccACATACGATACCATGTATTTTTACGGTCCTTTATTTGATCGCGTggtagtttgtttgtttgaacgcactaatctcaggaactattacTACTAATACTTGGTACTACTCAGGCCCGGACCTAGGGGAGGGCGagagggtttttttttatgaaataagggggcaaactagcaaacgggtcacctgatggaaagcaacttccgtcgcccatggacactcgcagcatcagaagagctgcaagtgcgttgccgtccttttaagagggaatagggtaggtaataggggagggtaggaaagggaagggaagggaatagttgagggtagggaagggaatagggtaggggttaggggattgggcctccggtaaactcactcactcggcgaaacacagcgcatgcgctgtttcacgccggttttctgtaagaacgtggtatttatccggtcgagccggaagtgccgaagcatggctctcccacgtatatctgtTATGTTTAAAATGTATGGGTGCActtgccccgggcggcaaagatTGGGGGGCGGCCGGAGGCCACCTCTCAATCTTTTGCCGCTTTCTTCACCGCCACGTGCGCCACCGGTGGCCCACGGCGCTACCCCGTCAGCGTTGTTTCGCAGAATTCTATCTGTTGTTAAAATACTTGGAGGCGCCCCTTGTCGCGAGGCAAtcatagcattttatttgagtaCCAATTGAAAACGCACATATTTGCTTGGAGGGCGGCAAATTGGGATTCTGCTCccccctttttaaaacgtagatccgggcctggtactactaatataatactctattctgtgctaatactacaaaaattctttcagtgttagatagcttatattttatcgagaaaggctatgcacatgtatatatgtatatacatattatcacgctaagactaataggagcgaagaaacagaggaaaatttgaaaaaaacgaggaaaattatttgaaagggctactTGAGCAATCTCACGAGCAACTTGAGCAACTTTCATGGCATAGATAAAAAGTAAACCACATGAAGAATCATATAGGCCATTTTttatggactaatttgtctctgaaattcctaatttacgcgggcaaagcggGGCGGAAAGTCTAGTTATACAATATAGTATATACAGAGTGCTTAAATCATTACTTGACCTTCTCTTCTGGCTTCGATGTAGTAAGTCTGATGGTGATTTGTCAATTGTCATACAGGGGAAAGTTCCAATGCAGCTATAGGGTTTCCGTAAGGGacataaagtatttttatcctggaataaaaagaaaattaaggaATTAAAAAACCATGTAAtctcataaatatatttttcaaaaaaaaaaactcacagTAAGTAATGATGATGaagttacgcgaaaaaaaaaCTCTCGATCGTGTTagctttaaaaacaaaaacagcTTTAAAAAACATTGAAATCAGATCACACATGTGacacaggcagacagacacgtcaaactcaTAACACCCCTCTGTTTTCCTCTGTAATAATAGTCGTCTGTTTTCTGTggttaaaaatgtacggttttcggtTCTTGTCAGGGGTTAAAAATTTAGCAACAAAGATGTGAGCAATCAGCAACATCTAAAACCTAATTAACCGTATCATGCTTACAGGGCTGGCCTAAATATGTCCAACTTGTGCTGGCTGGGCGTTTACCAGGTCACTGCGTCCGGCGTGTTAAACCGCCTTGACGTCGTTCTCTATTGGTTTGAGGTCTTAAGTAAGTCGAGCCTTATAAGCAACATTATTTGGACCTTTGGCTAAAGGATGAGGATCATGCAAAGTAAATACTGTAAAATCCGATGTAcgtacacattgggccagccaGTAGACCTGCCCATAGTTTATATCCTGCCATTGAGACAAAAAAGACTCCGCCCACTTCTAGTACATAACGggtaaaaaaaagtgaaattgtcatattatctatatagatCCTCTTAAATATTTGTAGGTATTTACTAAATCTTACGTTATTACATTaatatctcattattattattaacactttatATAGTTTTACTTTCTAGGTAACGTTGGCGGATATTGCGGAGTTCTTGTTGGGCTATCAATCATCAGCGCAGTGGAGttgctatatttttttgtttttaaatttgtatttaattatgtaaatatatttttgtaaaagtgttttgttttgtactgtgcagatttttttattaagcagCAAGCTTATCCCGTTCACGTCAACGTTTGTTACGTAGTTCATCTGTTGTTAGTAGTTTATATCCTCATTGGTTCTTATTTCTATTTGGTTCTTATCAATTTTGTCatttctttaaataattttattttcatcccGTCGCGTAGCGATGGGGATTTCTACCGCGTTCCTACTGTCCTGAATTGTAATTGAATATAGACCAATCGAcgcagaatttttttttatataaacaaCAATCAATTAAAAAGTGATTTTGGCCAAAATTCAAGTTACGCCACTTCCGCTTTCACCCGTCGATATGCCAGAACCagcaacctacgaataataaaaaacagaaaagtaactccgtcaaaaaacatgctctacaatacttgtcaaaaatttgtACATTAGGTCAGGGGCTCcaaatctttttcagcctgcggcgcaccaagtcaatattttttcacggcgccctactttcccatgtaaattacaaaaatgtatgtacttacataaaaatacgtttttaatcttatatctttaaacgagcaattcttgtatatatataaatatatatttggaatctcggaatcggctccaacgattttcatgaaatttagtatatagggggtttcgggggcgataaat includes:
- the LOC121726100 gene encoding sodium channel protein Nach-like; this encodes MSLPHKYWWQEYRRRREQPNVRNMSPETVFRKVFSKTIREYLSECSIGGISTIYKNEISLFKRITALCIFTLLFLSIFYFLRYTWFDNLAKPFIVTMETTSYPIRNIDFPAITLCNFNRISKKALNNFVTQSYRAIATKNESIEEVAMFLRHLGRLIDHTYYAPLTLSPMFVSFAKYLGNTYNITKIMRQELRSKNETDLFQLAPSCEDMILRCTWSARLVDCSSIFQMYQTAHGHCCAFNVVLPDSTGWYNNTAIKLHKQSSPGSSYGLNVILDPMLDDYEYPLQNMYGFEALIYDPALIADPTVGGVKQLILQPGNKFYFKVQSTKQIATSEIKKYSKHTRNCFFHNEPLRKSSNFYSYSSCIVNCRTRTIQTLCNCIPYYLASSPNQGPVCTLDNLKCLDKFKEKFYNLYPFDTNNVVGLESEIQNSLFCPDCYPDCETIQHKMRHSIIPFRKFDSDRKNFISRFVAGLNMSNLCWLGVYQVTASGVLNRLDVVLYWFEVLSNVGGYCGVLVGLSIISAVELLYFFVFK